From Ignisphaera aggregans DSM 17230, the proteins below share one genomic window:
- a CDS encoding chorismate mutase (COGs: COG0287 Prephenate dehydrogenase~InterPro IPR003099:IPR004455:IPR002701:IPR010950~KEGG: sto:ST2270 hypothetical protein~PFAM: Chorismate mutase; Prephenate dehydrogenase; NADP oxidoreductase coenzyme F420-dependent~SPTR: Q96Y98 Putative uncharacterized protein ST2270~TIGRFAM: chorismate mutase~PFAM: Prephenate dehydrogenase; Chorismate mutase type II~TIGRFAM: chorismate mutase, archaeal type), whose product MEIEDLRKEIEEIDREIIKYLAKRLDIVKKIGRLKIEEGKSASDDERELYVKNYWRELSTIYGVPVEMAKELIEIIIKYSKYIQLKNSQNSDSRTITFIGYGRMGKLLALYSIRAGHRVIITGRDPEKAYSVAREVGGLVLDIGEAIERGEFIVLALSLEAFRDGYIDRISRLFKEKIVMDILSSKTPVFSHMEELSMRYGFIYISTHPLFGPQTTPIGEKIAVIPSKTGVSYVDDVCKLWRSIGLDPIVIDVETHEKAMAVVQVLTHLYLLAFQQSLEELSRELGVDPYILSTPTFRDLMNVIRRLNNIKDVVLEIQKSNLFSEMVRSRALSIFMEIVHKLGDKHALHS is encoded by the coding sequence ATGGAGATAGAAGATCTTAGAAAGGAGATAGAGGAGATAGATAGGGAGATAATAAAGTATTTAGCTAAAAGGTTGGATATTGTAAAGAAGATAGGGAGATTGAAGATTGAAGAGGGGAAAAGTGCTTCAGACGATGAGAGAGAACTCTATGTAAAGAACTACTGGAGAGAACTATCAACTATATATGGTGTTCCAGTAGAGATGGCAAAAGAACTCATAGAGATAATAATAAAGTATTCTAAGTATATACAGCTAAAGAATTCTCAAAATTCTGATTCAAGAACTATAACCTTTATTGGATATGGCCGTATGGGAAAACTGCTAGCGCTATACTCTATAAGGGCAGGTCATAGGGTCATTATCACTGGTAGAGATCCTGAGAAGGCATATAGTGTTGCGAGAGAGGTTGGAGGTTTAGTGCTAGATATTGGTGAAGCTATAGAGAGGGGGGAATTCATAGTTTTAGCACTATCGCTAGAAGCATTTAGGGATGGCTATATAGATAGAATTTCAAGATTATTTAAAGAGAAGATAGTTATGGATATACTATCATCAAAAACCCCTGTTTTTAGCCATATGGAGGAATTGTCTATGAGGTATGGCTTTATATATATATCTACGCATCCACTCTTTGGACCTCAGACAACACCTATAGGTGAAAAGATAGCTGTAATACCTTCTAAGACAGGTGTTAGCTATGTTGATGATGTATGTAAACTATGGAGATCTATAGGCCTTGATCCAATAGTTATAGATGTTGAAACACATGAAAAGGCTATGGCGGTAGTACAGGTTTTGACACATCTATATCTACTAGCTTTTCAACAATCATTAGAGGAATTATCAAGAGAACTTGGTGTAGATCCATATATACTCTCAACACCAACATTTAGAGATCTTATGAATGTTATCAGAAGATTGAATAATATAAAGGATGTTGTTTTAGAGATCCAAAAATCAAATCTTTTTTCAGAGATGGTTAGATCTAGAGCTCTCTCCATATTCATGGAAATAGTTCATAAATTAGGTGATAAACATGCTCTTCATAGTTAA
- a CDS encoding transketolase subunit A (COGs: COG3959 Transketolase N-terminal subunit~InterPro IPR005474~KEGG: sto:ST2268 transketolase~PFAM: Transketolase domain protein~SPTR: Q96YA0 273aa long hypothetical transketolase~PFAM: Transketolase, thiamine diphosphate binding domain) encodes MVKVDAAPILNKPSLEDINSIEAVANSIRRSLIIMHKHEKFLHMGSSLSSVDIIATLMFRYINRNGDPLNRDWFILSKGHAAPTLYAALAELGLIPKEELIKIQSIDSILQGHPEISIPGVDMSTGSLGQGISFAVGIAAWIKSRGGRGRVYVLMGDGEQDEGQVWEAITHAATLKLDNLIVIIDANGFQLDGKVDEVKPKPYLPFVWKAIGWRVLWCDGHDIASIMTAIEEALESDRPTVIFAKTIRGYGLKHIENTDKQRVEDIEDVKDFDNNNA; translated from the coding sequence ATGGTGAAGGTAGATGCAGCTCCAATATTAAATAAACCTAGTTTAGAGGATATAAATAGTATAGAAGCAGTTGCAAATTCTATAAGAAGATCCCTCATAATAATGCATAAACATGAAAAATTCCTTCACATGGGCTCATCGCTTAGTAGCGTAGATATTATAGCAACACTAATGTTTAGATATATCAATAGAAATGGTGATCCTCTAAATAGAGACTGGTTCATTTTGAGTAAAGGACATGCTGCGCCAACACTATATGCAGCATTAGCAGAACTAGGTCTTATTCCAAAGGAGGAGCTTATTAAGATTCAAAGTATCGACTCTATTCTTCAGGGACATCCAGAGATTTCTATACCTGGTGTAGATATGTCTACAGGAAGCCTTGGACAAGGCATAAGTTTTGCTGTGGGCATAGCTGCATGGATTAAGTCTAGAGGTGGTAGGGGTAGGGTATATGTGCTTATGGGTGATGGTGAACAGGATGAGGGCCAAGTATGGGAGGCTATAACACATGCAGCTACATTAAAACTTGATAACCTTATAGTTATAATAGATGCAAATGGATTCCAACTCGATGGAAAAGTAGATGAAGTTAAACCAAAACCCTATTTACCATTTGTATGGAAAGCTATTGGATGGAGGGTGCTATGGTGTGATGGTCATGATATAGCTAGTATTATGACTGCTATAGAAGAGGCTTTAGAATCTGATAGACCTACAGTAATATTTGCTAAGACGATTCGTGGCTATGGATTAAAACATATTGAGAATACAGATAAACAGAGGGTAGAGGATATAGAGGATGTTAAAGACTTCGACAATAACAATGCGTGA
- a CDS encoding 3-isopropylmalate dehydratase (COGs: COG0065 3-isopropylmalate dehydratase large subunit~InterPro IPR001030:IPR018136:IPR011826:IPR006251~KEGG: sin:YN1551_2867 3-isopropylmalate dehydratase~PFAM: aconitate hydratase domain protein~SPTR: C5STD4 3-isopropylmalate dehydratase~TIGRFAM: 3-isopropylmalate dehydratase; homoaconitate hydratase family protein~PFAM: Aconitase family (aconitate hydratase)~TIGRFAM: 3-isopropylmalate dehydratase, large subunit; homoaconitate hydratase family protein), with amino-acid sequence MGLTLTEKILSRASGRKVSPGDVIEANVDLVAFHDLTGYHVIEVIEKVGMKIHRVDNLVIAFDHLVPPPDVRSAEIQKSIREFVKLHKISNFHDGGYGILHQVLIEKYVLPGQFVIAADSHTTTSGALGAFAQGMGASDIAAAVLTGKTWLVVPQPFKIVLDGRLREWVTGKDVALEILRVFKADYFNGMSIEVFVKNGTDFPMDYRATVANMGIEMNADTLMFVPDEETKRFIESERGYTPNIIQPDNDAEYVDEYTVELDKVELLVAAPHSVDNVKSVSEVEGIDVDYVFIGSCTNGRLSDLEIAAKIMKGKKVKTRCIVIPASWKIFVKAMELGYIQTLVEAGCIVTYGTCGPCIGGHFGVTAPGETVVATINRNFIGRMGSPQAKIYLSGPSVAAATAVLGKIAEPGDVI; translated from the coding sequence ATGGGACTCACATTAACAGAAAAGATACTTAGTAGAGCATCTGGTAGAAAGGTATCTCCAGGCGATGTTATAGAAGCCAATGTAGATCTTGTAGCATTTCACGATTTAACAGGTTATCATGTTATAGAGGTTATCGAGAAGGTTGGTATGAAAATTCATAGAGTTGATAACTTAGTGATAGCATTTGACCATCTAGTACCTCCACCAGATGTTAGAAGTGCAGAGATTCAAAAGAGTATAAGAGAGTTTGTTAAGCTTCACAAAATTTCAAATTTCCATGATGGTGGATATGGGATACTACACCAGGTGTTAATAGAGAAATATGTTCTACCTGGTCAATTTGTTATTGCTGCTGATAGCCATACAACAACATCTGGTGCTCTAGGAGCATTTGCACAAGGTATGGGTGCTAGTGATATAGCTGCAGCAGTTCTTACTGGTAAGACGTGGCTAGTAGTTCCACAGCCATTTAAAATTGTTTTAGATGGAAGGCTTAGGGAATGGGTAACTGGTAAGGATGTTGCTTTAGAGATTCTAAGGGTTTTCAAAGCTGATTACTTTAATGGTATGTCTATAGAGGTATTTGTTAAGAATGGAACAGATTTTCCAATGGATTATAGAGCTACTGTTGCTAATATGGGTATAGAGATGAATGCAGATACACTTATGTTTGTACCTGATGAAGAGACGAAGAGATTTATTGAGAGTGAGAGGGGATATACACCAAATATTATTCAACCTGATAACGATGCTGAGTATGTAGATGAGTATACAGTTGAGTTAGATAAGGTCGAACTCCTTGTTGCAGCTCCACATAGTGTAGATAATGTTAAGAGTGTTTCAGAGGTTGAGGGTATAGATGTAGACTATGTATTTATAGGTTCTTGCACAAATGGAAGGCTTAGCGATTTAGAGATAGCTGCAAAGATTATGAAAGGAAAGAAGGTTAAAACTAGATGTATAGTTATACCAGCTTCATGGAAGATATTTGTAAAGGCTATGGAGCTAGGATATATACAGACACTTGTAGAAGCAGGCTGTATAGTTACCTATGGCACATGTGGACCATGTATAGGTGGACACTTTGGTGTTACAGCACCTGGTGAAACAGTTGTTGCAACAATAAATAGAAACTTTATTGGTAGAATGGGAAGTCCTCAAGCAAAAATATATCTCTCTGGACCATCAGTAGCAGCAGCAACAGCCGTCCTGGGAAAGATAGCTGAACCAGGTGATGTAATATGA
- a CDS encoding hypothetical protein (InterPro IPR001969) — translation MAIVKAKILIKGFRGFAEETALVDTGSTYTLIDRSLAEEIDVKVVDKKVKLVVADDH, via the coding sequence ATGGCTATAGTTAAGGCTAAAATTCTCATCAAAGGATTCAGAGGCTTTGCAGAGGAAACAGCGCTCGTAGATACTGGATCAACTTATACTCTCATCGATAGAAGTCTCGCTGAAGAAATAGATGTTAAAGTGGTGGACAAGAAGGTAAAACTTGTAGTTGCTGACGACCATTAG
- a CDS encoding transcriptional regulator, CopG family (KEGG: smr:Smar_1566 CopG family transcriptional regulator~SPTR: A3DPU1 Transcriptional regulator, CopG family): MSVTISFRVPKELKEKMDQLRSYINWSEELRKFVEMRIKEFEQKRAIEDLENIIKSLPKTSSGTAARYVREDRDSG; the protein is encoded by the coding sequence ATGAGTGTAACAATCTCATTCAGAGTTCCTAAAGAGTTGAAAGAGAAGATGGATCAGCTTCGTAGCTACATCAATTGGAGTGAAGAGTTGAGGAAATTTGTTGAAATGCGGATTAAAGAGTTTGAGCAGAAGAGGGCTATAGAGGATCTAGAGAACATCATAAAGAGTCTCCCCAAAACATCTTCGGGGACAGCCGCAAGGTATGTGAGGGAAGATCGTGATAGTGGTTGA
- a CDS encoding 3-deoxy-D-arabinoheptulosonate-7-phosphate synthase (COGs: COG2876 3-deoxy-D-arabino-heptulosonate 7-phosphate (DAHP) synthase~InterPro IPR006218:IPR006268~KEGG: sto:ST2271 3-deoxy-7-phosphoheptulonate synthase~PFAM: DAHP synthetase I/KDSA~PRIAM: 3-deoxy-7-phosphoheptulonate synthase~SPTR: Q96Y97 330aa long hypothetical aroA(G) protein~TIGRFAM: phospho-2-dehydro-3-deoxyheptonate aldolase~PFAM: DAHP synthetase I family~TIGRFAM: phospho-2-dehydro-3-deoxyheptonate aldolase), whose protein sequence is MLFIVKENHDISSLLEKIRMASASYKVVDIYGKRIVIAWPDNLVENIEDISIDAKIRVRKPYYLVSNEWKSGKTIVNVGGVEIGGSRIVVAAGPCAVEDEDILMEIAKAVKRAGASILRGGAYKPRTSPYSFQGLGEKGLKILKRVSEAVGLPVVTEVMDTRDVELVKSYADMIQIGARNSQNFTLLREVGRAKIPVLLKRGFGMTVEEWLLAAEYILSEGNGDVVLCERGIRTFEKSTRFTIDIGGMVIAKMQTHLPIAADPSHPAGNRDLVEPLALAAIVAGADMLIVEVHANPSKALSDSEQQLTVEMFEKLMKRLKAVAEAIGRSI, encoded by the coding sequence ATGCTCTTCATAGTTAAGGAAAACCACGATATATCTTCCTTATTAGAGAAGATAAGAATGGCTTCAGCCTCATATAAAGTAGTTGATATATATGGCAAGAGAATTGTTATTGCATGGCCAGATAACCTTGTTGAAAATATTGAGGATATATCTATAGATGCTAAGATAAGGGTTAGAAAACCATATTATCTTGTTTCAAATGAGTGGAAGAGCGGTAAAACTATTGTTAATGTTGGTGGTGTAGAGATAGGAGGTTCTAGAATAGTTGTTGCAGCAGGCCCCTGTGCTGTAGAGGATGAAGATATACTTATGGAGATTGCAAAAGCTGTTAAAAGAGCAGGTGCATCTATTCTAAGGGGTGGAGCATATAAGCCTAGGACAAGTCCATATAGTTTCCAAGGCCTTGGTGAAAAAGGTCTTAAGATTCTTAAGAGAGTTTCAGAAGCTGTTGGTCTACCTGTAGTTACTGAGGTTATGGATACAAGGGATGTGGAGCTTGTTAAGAGCTATGCTGATATGATTCAAATAGGTGCTAGGAATAGCCAAAACTTTACTCTACTTCGAGAGGTTGGAAGAGCTAAAATACCTGTACTACTAAAGAGAGGTTTTGGTATGACTGTTGAGGAGTGGCTTCTAGCTGCAGAGTATATACTCTCTGAAGGTAATGGTGATGTAGTTCTATGTGAGAGGGGTATAAGGACCTTTGAAAAGAGTACTAGATTTACAATAGATATTGGTGGAATGGTTATAGCCAAGATGCAGACCCATCTACCAATAGCTGCTGATCCAAGTCATCCAGCAGGTAATAGAGATCTTGTAGAGCCTCTAGCTTTAGCAGCTATTGTAGCTGGTGCTGATATGCTTATTGTAGAGGTTCATGCAAATCCCTCTAAAGCTCTAAGTGATTCAGAACAACAGCTAACAGTGGAAATGTTTGAAAAGCTTATGAAGAGATTGAAGGCTGTTGCAGAAGCTATTGGTAGATCTATATGA
- a CDS encoding 3-isopropylmalate dehydratase, small subunit (COGs: COG0066 3-isopropylmalate dehydratase small subunit~InterPro IPR000573:IPR011827~KEGG: mse:Msed_0829 3-isopropylmalate dehydratase small subunit~PFAM: aconitate hydratase domain protein~SPTR: A4YF02 3-isopropylmalate dehydratase small subunit~TIGRFAM: 3-isopropylmalate dehydratase, small subunit~PFAM: Aconitase C-terminal domain~TIGRFAM: 3-isopropylmalate dehydratase, small subunit) encodes MIVRGRVIKLGDKIDTDVIIPAKHLKYTDPNYLAQHVFESIDPEFYKKANGAIIVAGKVFGMGSSREQAAIAIKAAGVRAVIAESFARIFYRNAINNGLPVIVCPEISKEVKDGDEVEVNIETGEVRLNNKVIRCKGITGMALEILKKGGLIEYLKSYSKTSNT; translated from the coding sequence ATGATAGTAAGGGGTAGAGTCATAAAGCTTGGGGATAAGATAGATACAGATGTAATTATACCTGCTAAACATCTAAAGTATACAGATCCCAACTATCTAGCACAACATGTATTTGAATCTATAGACCCAGAATTCTATAAAAAGGCAAATGGAGCTATCATAGTAGCTGGAAAGGTATTTGGAATGGGTTCATCAAGAGAACAAGCAGCTATAGCGATAAAGGCAGCAGGGGTAAGAGCTGTTATAGCAGAGTCATTTGCAAGGATATTCTATAGAAATGCTATAAACAATGGACTTCCTGTAATAGTATGTCCAGAGATATCAAAAGAGGTAAAGGATGGAGATGAAGTAGAGGTTAATATAGAGACAGGAGAAGTAAGGCTGAACAACAAAGTAATTAGATGCAAAGGAATAACAGGTATGGCTCTAGAGATACTAAAGAAAGGAGGATTGATAGAGTATCTAAAGAGCTACTCCAAGACATCTAATACATAA
- a CDS encoding PilT protein domain protein (COGs: COG4113 nucleic acid-binding protein contains PIN domain~InterPro IPR002716~KEGG: smr:Smar_1565 PilT domain-containing protein~PFAM: PilT protein domain protein~SPTR: A3DPU0 PilT protein domain protein~PFAM: PIN domain): MIVVDASALVKYILHEEGWDRVAFYIREMRPLYSVDHVVKEVGNALWKHSLKKVVDTTTVLKLFQAFLRLIETEVIVVEPEIKYVQSALEIALQEGITLYDALYIAQAQRLGAPMITSDRKQAEVATRLGIHVHLIA, encoded by the coding sequence GTGATAGTGGTTGACGCTTCTGCACTTGTGAAGTATATTCTGCATGAGGAGGGTTGGGACAGAGTAGCATTTTATATAAGGGAGATGAGACCTCTTTACTCTGTAGATCATGTTGTAAAAGAGGTTGGAAATGCTCTATGGAAGCATAGCTTGAAGAAAGTTGTGGATACAACTACTGTTCTCAAGCTTTTCCAGGCATTTCTAAGGCTTATAGAGACAGAGGTAATAGTTGTAGAACCTGAGATAAAGTATGTTCAATCAGCATTAGAGATAGCTTTACAAGAGGGTATAACGCTCTATGATGCACTATATATAGCACAAGCACAAAGACTTGGAGCCCCCATGATTACGAGCGATAGAAAGCAAGCTGAGGTGGCAACTAGACTAGGGATACATGTACATCTAATAGCATAG
- a CDS encoding transketolase subunit B (COGs: COG3958 Transketolase C-terminal subunit~InterPro IPR005476:IPR005475~KEGG: sto:ST2269 transketolase~PFAM: Transketolase central region; Transketolase domain protein~SPTR: Q96Y99 313aa long hypothetical transketolase~PFAM: Transketolase, C-terminal domain; Transketolase, pyrimidine binding domain), which yields MLKTSTITMRDAVGKILEEIGEEDKDVVVITADVGKATRVYRYGEKFPDRYYNVGIAEQHLIGFASGLAAVGAKPVVVAFAVFLMRAWEQIRNSVARMNLNVKIIGTHSGFSDHADGSSHQTFEDIALMRVLPNMNVVVPADVFDIERSLRSIILEVKGPTYYRIGRDYSPIITEGYDYKFSLGKAYVLRDGYDVTIIGAGVVLYDALVAAKELEKMGISATVINLLSVKPIDVETIEMYARKTGRIVVVEEHMVYGGIGSAVAEVLVERYPVPMRFIGMKTFGRSAKSVRELLDFYNINSKAIVSKCLEVLRYGDRRS from the coding sequence ATGTTAAAGACTTCGACAATAACAATGCGTGATGCTGTTGGAAAAATACTTGAGGAGATAGGCGAAGAGGATAAAGATGTCGTTGTTATAACGGCTGATGTAGGTAAAGCTACTAGGGTCTATAGATATGGAGAGAAATTTCCAGATAGATACTATAATGTGGGTATAGCTGAACAACATCTAATAGGATTTGCCTCTGGTCTTGCAGCCGTAGGTGCAAAACCTGTTGTAGTAGCATTTGCTGTATTTCTAATGAGGGCATGGGAACAGATAAGAAATAGTGTTGCGAGAATGAATCTAAATGTAAAGATTATAGGTACTCATTCAGGTTTTAGTGATCATGCTGATGGATCTAGCCACCAGACATTTGAGGATATAGCTCTAATGAGAGTTTTACCAAATATGAATGTTGTTGTACCTGCAGATGTATTTGACATTGAAAGGAGTTTGAGAAGCATTATACTGGAGGTCAAGGGCCCTACATATTATCGTATAGGTAGAGATTATTCACCAATTATAACGGAGGGATACGACTATAAGTTTAGCCTTGGGAAAGCATATGTACTTAGGGATGGATATGATGTAACTATTATTGGTGCTGGAGTAGTTCTATACGACGCGTTAGTTGCTGCTAAAGAGCTTGAGAAAATGGGTATAAGTGCTACTGTAATTAATTTACTGAGTGTAAAGCCTATAGATGTTGAGACTATAGAGATGTATGCTAGGAAGACTGGAAGGATTGTGGTTGTCGAGGAGCATATGGTCTATGGTGGTATAGGTAGTGCTGTAGCAGAGGTTCTTGTAGAAAGATATCCTGTTCCAATGAGGTTTATAGGGATGAAGACTTTTGGAAGATCTGCGAAAAGTGTGAGAGAGCTTCTTGATTTCTATAACATTAACTCTAAGGCTATAGTTAGTAAATGTCTAGAGGTTCTAAGGTATGGAGATAGAAGATCTTAG